From the genome of Anomalospiza imberbis isolate Cuckoo-Finch-1a 21T00152 chromosome 18, ASM3175350v1, whole genome shotgun sequence:
AGGTGGCACCCAGCCCCAACCAGTTCCACTGCAGGTGGAACCTGGCACACATAAACCCCTGAGGGTGAAACCTGGCACAAATAAACCCCTGAGGGTGGAACCTGACACCAGTAAAGGCCTGCAGGAGCACCCTGACACCAGTAAGGCCTGCAGGAGGACCCTGACACCAGTAAATCCGTGCAGATGGAGCCGCCCACCTGCGAGAGGCTGCGAAGGAGCCCAGCCCGTGAGTCATGCGAGCAGCGCCCGTGTCGCTGCCATGTGGAGTGCAGCAGGCTATCAAAAGCGATGATTTCATCCCAAAAAACGGCCCTGTTTTTGTGCTTGATGACAGCTGGGCCGTTTTGGTACCTGCTGACCTAGAACAAGTCTCTCCACCGGCACGGAAGGTGGGTCACTCTGAGATTTGAAGTGCCTCATCCTTCAGTGAGTGGGCAGGGTGCACCGTTATTTTCTTTGTGCCTCTTTTTGCCCAGCCTCTGTTATCCCTATTTATAGATACCCTGGGATGCAATTCCAATAAGTCTCACCTGCCTCAGCAGTTCCCCCTGCAGTGTCCTACTTATGGCACAAATCAAGGGGGCTCTAATTAGAGTTTCTGGCCTGAGCCAGACTCAGATGTTTGACTTTGGATTTATAAGAAAGGTTTTCACAGATTCATTGCCCTCACCATGGTTGTAGGCAGAATTCCTGCTGTCTCCAGAGCTTCCCACCAGCAATCATGCACCGTGGTCCGATATCATccctaaaaaaaatcctgtctctcctgcctgttctctgctctcttgcccacccccagctctcaatgactctgggatttttttatcctttcctGATTTTGAGAAGGAGGCAGAACAGCAAAAACTCTACTCCCTGACTGCCTAATGATGGGGAACTAATCCAGAAACACAGCTTGGAATTAAAAACCCTTCCAGCCTTTATTACTCCTATGCATCATGTTTGTTTGGAGCAAAACTCAGCAGCTCGGATAATCTGCTCCATGTCAGAGCAGAGATGTGGAAACACAGCTTGCTcacagggctttggggaatCTCTTTAGGAGCAGAGATCTCATCCCTGCAGAGTCACAGCCAGCTGGGAATCTGCCCCAGGATCTTCTTTTGAGGAAGGATGGAGCAGAGATGCCACCTGCCTGCAGCCCGGGTGTCCCCAcggacaggtgaggacaggagCTCCCTGACACAGCTCTCAGTGCTTTCCTCAttctggtgggattttgggtttttcttttgattCCCCAACTccgaggaggagcagggagagtCCAACCTCAGATGAGAAAACCCTGGGAAAAGGGTCTCCAGACCCAGAATGCAGCTAAGCAGGACTCAGGTGAGCTTTGTTAAGGAGTTGATTTTAGCTCAGGAAGCTGAGCTGAACCCCAGTGCCGTTGTTGGGAACAGCTCAGAAATGGGAGCTCCCTGTCCCAGGGGAAGGGCAGGAGAGGCAAAGGCAGCTCCTCCCACATccagaggaagagagggaagTGGGGAAACAAACACATTTGAGGCAACTGTGGATTCCTCAAGTCTGAAGGTAAGAGACACCACCAGAGCAGGAACCAAGGgaagcaggacagggacagcacccagggaatggctggagctgggccagggcaggctcaggctggaaatcagggaaaggttcttcccccagagggtgctgggcactgcccaggctccccagggaatgggcacggctccaaggctgccagagctccaggagcctttggacagcgctgccagggatgcccagggtggggttgctggggggtctgggcagggctggggggggaCTCCATGATCCTTGTCCTGTCCAGCTCAGCATATTCCATTATTCTGTCATTCTGCATGGAGCAAAATGCCTGGAACACTCCTGGGGACACAGTCTGCTGTGGGCAGTGGGCGGAGGGTGTGCCCCAGTTGCCTGCCCATGGTCTCTCTGGCTGCCCCTGTCCtgctcccagtctctcccagtcaTCTGCTGGGTGCTCCAGCAGGGCTgactcagcagctgcagccacgagctccagccccagccccacgggGCACTGCCACTGCCCAGACTCAGAGTGTTCATATTCCAAAGGCTTGGAGGGGCTCTGGACAGGAACAGGGAGGGATCCTCAGAACACGGCTTGTACTCGAACTGCCTGAGCcacaggggtcagagcagctcAGGCCTTCCTGATTCCATGGCCAGGATATTTTCCTAGTCCATGGCCAGGACATCTGCTGAACCAGGCCATCAGAGGGGCTTCTTCCACACTACATTACCCCTCTCTTGCCTCCAGCTTTGATGGGAAAGGTCTCGCTGATGGAAATTACATCAGAGCCACAACATCCCCCCATCAAGTTTTCATCCCAGAGAATCACAGTTACCCattagcaaaagaaaaaaaaccatctTCCAAAACCAGTTGGATTAAATTCCTCTTCCATAAAATCTGTCCACATCAGGTGTTGTAGCTCGGCAGCAGAGATGGGGTCCCCTGGAGTGAGGGGTCACCTCACCTGTGTCAGGGACCCCATTCAGGATGGGACAAATCCCCAACTGCACAGGCCTTTGGAATCCACTCTCTATCCACAAGCAGAGGAACAGCCCCATCCCCTGTGCCCGAGGATGGGAAGTGGGAGGGAGGGGTGGAGGATACCATCCTTCCACCACAACAAGGAGGGGCACAATCATCTCCTTGCCAGCTTGGGTTGTCCTTCCAGATGGACATGAAAACCTGGAAGAAGGGTTTCTCTTCTGGTTCTGTTCCTGCTTGGAACTCCCAGCCAGCAATCCATGGAGATAAATTCTGGAGAATTAAGGATGAGCATGGTTCCCACCGCTGTTGGAGGGCCTGTGGTGTGGCTGCCTCTTCAGCAGTGCCAGGGGTCTggtggggacagtgccagggggCCGTGGGTGCTGAgtgctgcagctctctgctgatgATGGGGAGCCCATTCTTCCCAGGGCTCCCATCCCTCATCCCTCCTGTCTCCTTGCTGCTGCCTTTGTCTCTGATTTCATTGCTGCCACCAGTGACAGGAGCAGAAAATGGAGTGTGACTTGCACGGTgagaaagggagaggaaggatCCTGAGATGAGGAACAGCCAACAAGGTCCTGAGCCCTGCTGTGTGAATCCCACTCAACTCAGTGACATCCGAGTGTAAAATAAGTCTGGGAATATCCGGAAGAGTTGTGCCAACCCCAGCAAAGCTCAAAGCAGGGGTGAAACTCCCTTCATTTGAACTCCTTTCCTACCTCACCAGTTCCAGAGCTCAGCCTTTGGAAGACCAAGCTTCTATGGGAATTCCTActgcccactgcattcccttCTTGAATATTTGTCATTCTAATGGCTGTAAACACAGGAATTGGCATCTGGACAGCAGGAAATCTAGGAAATTAGCACGAGGAGCTCTCCTGGGCTTGTGGCCAATGTATAGTCCTAGGAGCcactgaaagcacagcagagcCGAGCTCGAGAAAGAGGGAATGGTGTCACTGGGTTGGCAgagtgcagctcctgctccattCAGGATAAGTGACAGGAATTTCTTGTCTGCTTTGCATTGTCCACAGGGAGCCAAACTCCCCAAGATCCTGCTTTGGGCAGGGCaaacccagctcccagctctgcccttcaGCTGCTGAGGGAAAGCCACAATGGTctcttttttctcagtttttttccttccagattCATCCTGAATTTTTGCCACCTGGTCTGGCTTCCTCATGCTCATAGAGCAGGAATTTGGACCACAAGACTCACTACTTGCTGTACAAGGGAGTCACATTGAGCCTATAATCCAAACAGGAGGTTCCATGGGAGCCCATCACAGCATCCAGCAAATCTTCCAGCTTTTCCATGGGCTTTGGGGTGCAGCTGACCCCGTGCTGCTGACCCcaagctgctctctgctcctgAGCTTCAGATTCCAGTGTAGGTTTGAATCCTTCAAGAGTCTTGATGGTGCTTTTTGGGATGAGACAGAAAATGCAGGACCTTGGGAAATCCTTCCATGCTGGCATGATGAGGCAGATGTGAGCAGGAATGGCAGGAAGTGGCTGGGGCAGTCCCAGTCAGTGGCCTGTGAGTGTGGACAAGtgcaccccaaactgggcacacacagcagggctggcagggctggccagCTCACCCCGGCActgtcccagcacaggcactgaTTTCCCACTCCATCCTTCTGCAGGGCAATGAATTTGCACCCAAACACACCTGGAGCCTCTGCAGAGGTTGGAtcatggagctgggctggcaggaatGGGATCTGCTGGGATCTCAGAGCTGtcctgcacagcagctcctgcccagctggcagAGACAGGCCTTGTCCCCATCGCAGTGACACAAGGCAGATGTTCACTCCCAGGGGTCTGTGCCACACCTTTTtggcagccccagggatggATTTGGAGACAGATCACAACTGCAGCACTTTGGGCACTCCCTGTCACTCACCCAAGGTAGGAACTGGCTGTGGCAGAGGTGGGAAGAGCCAGCAGCACCCCAGAGTGAggcacagaccctgccccaCAGCATCCCCATGTGGGACATCGGCCATCCaagcatcctcctgctcctccccatGGTCTCTGCTCCCTCCTCGTAAGCCATCAGGTCTAGGACAAGGTTGGAAGGAAGCCATGGCCCTGCTGATGCCCTTCACTCCTGGCTGGTAGTGCCTCACTCCTTCTGGGAAGCTCAGCACCAATCCCAGTGCTGGGAACCCCAAGGGATGGTGCAACCTGGACCCCTCCAGTCTGACTTCCGCACATAATCCTGGAGTCCctggcagctgtgtgacaggctgctcctgccttcAGACACCTCCAAACCCCAGCAGCagagagtggcacaggacaatcTCTGTGTTTTGATAAGGAAAAGCAGCCTTCTGATAAGCTCTGTGCCCAACCCTTCCTATCCTGGCCCAGGGAGTGGCTGCAGTGCCAGCGGGGCACAGCCAGCTCCACTTTATGGCCCAATGGGTCCCATGGAGTGGCACCCACTGCATGTGGACAGCAATGGTTTATTTTCTCAGCATCCCAAGGTCACCCTGGAGATGAAGCCACTGGCACAGTGACTCAGGGATGGGCACCTGAGCTGCCAGGCCCTGTGTTTCTGGGGAAAGCCCCACTATTTCCTAAatcccagtgctgctccacTCGGGACCTACCACAGAGCTCAGCCCatctgtgcagagcaggagaaaaatGGCCGTGCCCAAAGCTTGGGATTGTTTCTGACATTCCTTTACTCCAGCTCTGAGGGGCTGGGccagcatttcctgctcttctgaTCATTCTGGAATCCAAATGATGCTGGGAGGAGGTGGGATAGTTTGCAGGGAAACAGGAGCATGAGCAGGGCATATTTCACACAAGCAAACCCTTTGCTGGCACCACTTATAGGTTGCATAACCATCCAAAAATGCCTTATTTGTCACTGTGGTATTAAATGCTCAGATCACACTCCACATCCTCTTAAATCTTCAGCTTTTTAGCTGCTCTGAGTCCTTCACCCCTCGCAGATGACAACCActtaggaaaaagaaatctttattttatattttttttgtatACTTGTAcacaagtaaaataaaatgcatatcTATATATACTGCAATCTTGTGAAGGGGCAGGCAGCATTCTTTAACAAATGCTGCCCGTAAACGTGGTGTGAAGGATGGAATGGAGACGGAAAAACTGCAAGAGTCATCAACATAGGATTAAAACAGCATCAAATCCATTACCTCTGCAAATGGGAACCTGCAACATTGTTCAGTGAGATGGTGAGTTACAAACAGATTTTAGACATTCTTTTCAGAGCATTTcttacacttcttttttttttttttcctgtaaataaaCCATACTTCTTTACCATCTGCTGTAGCAAAAGCTGCTTTGTGGGCAAGTGCAGTTCCGAAGACCAAAGGTATAATTCACAGGTTTCAGGACAAATAAATTATGTACATCTCAGTAattgtctttttgttttgttttgttttttgtttgtttgtttgttttaataaaggCATCCAGTTAAGTTTTGTGTAACAAAGCTTTCTCAGGGTGGATGGGAGTCCTGCTTTTGTTTGCAACATTTATGGAGGTCAGCAAAAGTCGAGTATTAAAGTGTCATCAACCCAggaaaagagttaattttagCAGAATAACAGTAAGCTCCACACCAAGGGGGGGATCAAAAGGCTTAGGCTGAGCTGTAACGTGGAGCTGTTCCCCTGCTGGGTGAGGCGGCATTGGGCCTTTGATCTGTTCTTTTTAGAGCAGCCCTGCCTCTTTTTGGTTGGGACTGTGGAAGGTTCAATGGGCTCTAGAAATTCGGGTCTCAACTTGGTCAAAGGAGGGTCCACAATGCTGGGGAAGGTCCCAAAGGGGGAATCGTTTATCTGCTTGTTGCTGCcgtttttggaagggtccgtCTCCATGTACTTGGGCCTGGACATGTTCTCCTTCTCCTTGAGGTGGTTGTTGGATGAGCGACTGCTGTGGGAGGAGGGCCCTGCCTTGCCCTTGGCCTCGTAAATGAAAGACTTGTCCATCTCTGGCTGGCAGCACTTGGAGGAGCCGTCATGGGAGCCCAGCGGGGGCAGCCCCGTCGGGAGCTTCCCCGACCTGGTTTTGGTGCTGAAAACGCTGGTGCGGATCTGGTTGAAGGAGTCCACGCAGCTGTCCAGCTCGGAGCTCTGCAGCCGCTTGAGGTCCCGCCCTGCCAGGCGAGGGGGCAGATGGCACTCCAGCTCTGAGGAGGAGCCCTTGAACTGCTTAAACCAATTCCAGAGTGAGCGGGCCTGGCAGTCGCAGATCCACTGGTTGCCGTTGAGGCGGAGGTACTGCAGGGACACCAGTGGGGCCATGGTGTCCCCAGTGAGCACGGTCAGGTTGTTGTTGAACAGGTACAAGGTCATCACCTTCCCCAGGTCGTGGAAGGCACGCCGGTGCACCAGGCTCACCCTGTtctggtgcagcagcagccggTCCAGGTTGATCAGCCCACGGAAGACGTTCTCTGACAAGCTCTTGATCTTGTTCCCGTGCAAAAACAGGTACGTGAGGTTCGCCAGGTCGATGAAGGTGTCGTCCAGCAGGATCTGGAGGTTATTATCCTGAAGGTAGAGGTACTGCAAGGAGAACAACCCTCGGAAAAGCCCTGTagagagctccaggagcccgCAGCGATCCAGGTGGAGGGTGTGGAGGTGCACAAGCCCCCGGAAGGTGACAGGGTTGATGGATTTCAGGTTTGTGTTGTCGCTGAGGTCCAGTTCCTCCAGCTTGGTGAGCCCGTAGAAGGCCCCGGGCTCGATGAGGCTGATGTTGTTGGAGTGGATCCACAGGATGGTCATGTTGCGGCACGAGGTGAAGCTGGTGGCCCTCACCAGCGTTATCCGGTTGTTGTGCAGGAAGATGCGCTGGCTCTGGATGGGGATCTCCGTGGGGATGGCTGTCAacccctgctgctggcagctgatGGTGATCTTGGGTTCACTGTAGCATACACACGCCCCGGGGCAGGACTCCACTTCTGATGGGATGTTCAAGCAAAGCACCAAAATCAGCAGTTTGCTTCCTGAGGAAGGACAGAAATAGGGTGGGAATTAGGCAGGGTCATGGAGAGCGCTTCTCTTGGCAGAGTAGCCTGAAATTCCCCCTCCGCGTGTGGCACCACCAACCACAAACAGATGCCAGGGCAGCCAGTGATTAAAGTGTAGGATTAAAAATGGGATTCTGCCACTCAGCTCAAGAGCTTAAATCAATGTACACTTGTAGAGATGGAGTCCCAGTGCCTCCTCTGCCCTGCACCCTCGGGAGGTGAGAGAGAGGTATCAGCGCTTTGCATTTGCACATCCAACACCAGCCCTGTTCCCAAGATCTTACCTGTGAGCAAAGGGACCAAATTTTGTGGCAtttccctctgccatgggcacgcctggcacagctcagccacTGGAAAAGCACCTGGGGCGTACCAGGAAACCctaaatcccatcccagcacctccagctcctcacTTTGCAGGGTCACAGAACAACTCTTCCAAACAAGCAGGTGTGCCCACACTGCTCTCAAAATGTAACTGTGACTTTCCACAAATAATTTTGGACTGATTTGATCTCCTGGGAGAAATAACTGTGAGACATTCCCAGAATAACTTTCAGGTCAGACCTGCCTGGAGAAGTCTCAGGGCCAAAAGAatccttccttctcctgctcaAAACTTTAAGCCACATATTCCTGCTTCCTCTCtccacatattttttttcctttgaaccTGTGCAGCcactgaggaagaggaggaaacaGCAGGATTTTCCATCATGCTGTTGTAGGACGAAGTCACATGCAAGGCTTCATTCAGGGATCCCACCAAGTGTGCAAGGCAGGAACAGATTCCATGTGTCCCAAGCATGCTGGGAGCCTCATGGGGCTGGAAAACACCAGAGaggaacaatttttttcctgcccaCCCActtccccaggagctgggctgcacAGGAATCCCAAGGAAGCAGTTTGGTTCACCAAATTCCCCAGCTGGGGATCTGGGAATGAGcctggagggagggaagggatggagagaACAGCACCTTCTCCAAAGGGCCCTCAAGGGTCCCTGAAGGTCCCACTGAGAGACCTGAGGAGACCCAGGCTGTTCCCTGCTACTGGTGGGAAGGgaggcagtgccagcagtgctttCCCAGCAATTAGTAGCCAGTAATTAGTCTGATTCCTCCAAACCGGAGATAAAATGAGtggacagcagccagggcagtgggAGGCTCCATTTGGGGATGCCACATATGAGCAGAGACACCGtgactccttcccagctcctcacAGCACCTCTGGCCAAAGGATACATCCTCCCCATGGCTGGGAATCTCCAGCCCAGGGACAAGAGCAGCTTTGCCTCTCTTGTGGGAGAGTTTTGCCTCTGTTGTGGAAgggtttttcctttgaaaaactCAAAACGTTGTTCTGGAATGTTGATGCCTCATGGAAgggtttttcctttgaaaaactCAAAACGTTGTTCTGGAATGTTGATGCCTCATTACAAAGTAAGGTAGAAAAGCAGAGTGCAAAAAGCCAGACAGGAAAGCCCAGTGGAGCAGAATGGAGTGAACTGGGGAGACTGGAGCCAAATCCAGCCTTGAAAATTCCCAGGGGGAATCTGAAGGCAGTGGCTGCACACACCTCCCTTtgagcctggctgctgtggccaATGAAACCACACCAAACACCAACAATAACAGATTTTAATCACATGGAAACCTCACCAAATCTTTACTGAAGGAATAACAATTGGAAATCTGGGGTGGCAAAGTCTCCTTCCTGCATGAACAGCCCAGGATCTCAGCTTTGGGTGTCAGTCTGGTCAGAACAATTCACCGCGTGTGGTTAATAAATCTGATGTGATCCAATAGTCCAATACAGGCAGGAGACTCCCATATATCATATTCCACAAGGGATAAAAACTCCAGCTCAGCACGCAGAGATAATTGGAGCCTGATGCTATCAGCTGCTGAGCAACCCTGCAAGGCAGAGTTTGAGTGCAGTGCTGTGACACATTTTGGCTGCCTTGTCATGTTTTGACATGTCACGTCCCATTGCATGAAGCGCAGTAAAACGAGACAACTGAgactccctgctgcagccatggCACACCAAGAGCAGCCTCCTGGGAAATTAAAACAGTGCTGGCAACTCTCTGGCCATCCCTCTGCAGCTGATAATGAAACCCGTGGGCAGAGAAACGGGACTTTCTGGAGCCTCCCTTGTCAGCTCCGTGATTTGGGTGATGGGGCCAGGGGTGACACCGGAGCAGCAGGAGTCACCTCGTTATGCAACAtcccgctgtccccaggctgttcCTCCCAGCCAcggcctggggacagctggatGCTGCCCCAGTGTCCCAGTCCAAGCTGTTTTGCTGGAGTGCATCCCACAGACTTTAGGAATAAATGGGAAACAGCAGAGGGAACGCAAAACCCATTCCCAAGTGAGAGGAATCAGAGTGACACCATCCCTGTCCCAACTCCAGCTAAGGGCACGGTAAATCCATGTAAATCCATGTGTACACGGggagagagctgctggcagaggtgaGCCATGAGCAtcaccctgccctgtgccacccaTCCCGACACCTGAGTGGGCACAGGTGATCCACAGGATCTCTCTTCCCCTGGGAAGCTCCCGGGCCAGGCAGAAGAGtcctgcccagctgctggctgtgcccagggctggagcactgcGGCCCCCGGAGGGAAGGGGCACATCCTCCTCCCAGGCTCGGCCCCCCTGTCCCGCTCCCATGCCCCGGAGGCTGCCAGCAGCGCTGAGTCAGTGGCACTGAGAGCgctgccagccagcagcaccGGGAAATTAATtacagcagggccaggctgtgCGCTTTAATTAGGGACCTGGTGTTCATGAGCTGCTCGGATTAGCTCCTTCCACCGAGATAGTTCCTGTCAATCATCCCCCAAAGCCTTTTTCCAGTGGCTTTCCCACCATGCagcccagctgtgtcctggcCGATccatggcacagcccagcccctgtCAGTCCCCAaccagggcagggccagggggaAGGGCAGGAGTGGATGAAGCCATGGGAAGCCAAGGTGACCCTTTTGTCCCAAGGGACCCTGCCACGGCATTCTTTGCTCCTCCAAAACCCTTCTCCAGTGACTGGTGTCCTACCAGCAACCATGCCTggtcccagtgtgtcccagacCCCAAGGGACACCAAGTGCCATCAGCCACCCAGACCTTGCACAGggatattttaatttgttttcctggagcACTGGCTTCAGCTCTGGCTGTGAGCTCCTTACTTTTCCAGGAACCCCCCCCCCTGCCCTTGGCCAGAAGGACAGGAGACATTCAAGAGCAGGTTGGGCAGAGCTTGGGGCAACttggggtagtggaaggtgtcagggggtggaacaagataaGCTTAAAGGTCCTTCCTGTTATATGTGTATATGATCATTCATGCAAATAAAATTGTCGTATATTTTATAGTTATGTACTGTTAAGATATACTCTTataagaaatttttaaaaacacacaagCCAGTGGCAGGGATTGCAACACAACCTCGAAACCACCTGGACAAAGGAGAGAAGACTTCATTGACAATCAAATGAACATGGCCAGTCCGCAGATGGATAGTCCATCAGGGTGATCCTAGGAACGATGAATACACGATAAATATCTGAATACCTGAGACTGAGATAGCCGGAGCCATGGGGAGATACATCTCAATGCCGAATTCTCCAATGCGATCATGGGTGCTCATCACTCTCCGGACATGttttgttcaacttgccacagaaAAAGAACTCCACGTGAATATGTGCAGTCcgaaatggaagaaaagggacTCTGCCTCGGGCAAGAACAACCGTATAAAAATCGCTGGGACAGGACAGTCGGCGTGAAGCATAGGGGACCCTCTGCTGTAGCggtcagacctgtgtctcacccagcgccaaTACCCGGGCTCAGCACTGACCCTTTTTATTGGATAACAgcttttcgttgttattctctaaatttttatttggaccatttaataaattttctttaattaataaattggagcattcatttataacatccccaacccaaagcattccaggattctgtgattcatgcCTGTCAGGAAGGAGGGAGGTCAGAAGGTTCTCTGCCCATTCCCAGAACATGCCACACTCAGTTGCCAGTGGGGAACAGCATCCTCCCTTCACCTTCCAGATAAATCCATCCCGACTTCTGTATCTGCAGTGAGCTCCAACCACCAGTGGATGCTGGATCCTCCACCTCCAGCTGGACTCCTCCACCTCAACACCCATCTCAGTGCCCATCCCTGAGGAAAAGGCTCTTGGAATGACACCCATCCCCTCCTCTCTTAGCTGAGAAACCATCCCTCCCTCTTTCAGAACATGATTAAAACTAAACTCGAGAGTTCCTGTCAAAAGcaaaacatgaaagaaattcCAGAACCTGGAACCTTCAGTCCCTCCAAGACTTTGGCTTTGAGTTTAGCATTTGTTCCTCCAGAGCCGTCTTGAAAGCCAGAGAGCTCCTTCAGTGAAGCTGCAACGCTTCCCCTTTGCCATTCCCGAGTGTTCTGACTCATGGAACTGGAAGCAATTAAAGTGGGTCCATTATCTGCCTCTGCGCCACTCCCCCGGGCCATCGCCTTGTCAAACGTGGCAATTAGAAAGAAAAGGCTCCGGGGGCCTCCAACAGATGCTTTGCAAACTTTTTTCAGGAGGCCAAAGCGAGCTGCAGTGTGATGCCCTTTGCAGAGCCACGGCCTCtccccactgctctgctctgctctgctctgctctcgaTTGGAGATATTCTAATGTGGCTTTCCTGCAGTGCAGGGTCAATAATCATCTGAATTCTCTCCCGCTCGGACATAAAgggaacattttaaaatacaaagccTTTTGCTGATGCACACAGCGTTTCGCCTTTGTTTATGGTAGGGACACACTGGAGCTGCCGAATTCCCCACTCGGAATGGGCATTGTTTGAAATTCCGTGGGCATCGTTTGAAATTCCGCACTTGCCTGCTCCTGGTGCCTCTGGCTTTGTCCGGTGGCCAAAGGtggggctgtgcctgtgccacagGGAAAGAGGGCAGCGCTTGGATGCATTTCAAGTGGAGGTGAATCGAGAGGTCAGTGAGGAAGGACAATCTGCTCGGAGTCGTCTGGAATTTCCCTCCCTTCTGCTGCGGAGAGGAAGGATGGAGCATGAAGGTGCAGCTggagcggctccagctgggaggagaggatgGGGGTGAAGCTTTGCCACCATGAAACACCTGGGACAGGCACCAGAGTCacatctgcagggcagagcaggtccCTGCCACCCTCAGGCAGCTGTAGCACAACATTTTGGGGCTGAAGCAGGTCCTGGGGCACCTCTGTATCTccatggggattttggggtgtccccctcTCAGGTGGGACAGTCAGCGAGGTTACTGGGGTGGGTGAGCTCTGGGGTTCTGAATCtctccccaggctctgctggggaTGCTCCATGTCCAGGGGTTGGAGCTCATGCCCCAGCTCACACCAAAACACTGATGATGAATCCCAGCAGCCTGAAAATAGGGACCTAATTCCCTTT
Proteins encoded in this window:
- the RTN4R gene encoding reticulon-4 receptor, with product MKRAIAEGSKLLILVLCLNIPSEVESCPGACVCYSEPKITISCQQQGLTAIPTEIPIQSQRIFLHNNRITLVRATSFTSCRNMTILWIHSNNISLIEPGAFYGLTKLEELDLSDNTNLKSINPVTFRGLVHLHTLHLDRCGLLELSTGLFRGLFSLQYLYLQDNNLQILLDDTFIDLANLTYLFLHGNKIKSLSENVFRGLINLDRLLLHQNRVSLVHRRAFHDLGKVMTLYLFNNNLTVLTGDTMAPLVSLQYLRLNGNQWICDCQARSLWNWFKQFKGSSSELECHLPPRLAGRDLKRLQSSELDSCVDSFNQIRTSVFSTKTRSGKLPTGLPPLGSHDGSSKCCQPEMDKSFIYEAKGKAGPSSHSSRSSNNHLKEKENMSRPKYMETDPSKNGSNKQINDSPFGTFPSIVDPPLTKLRPEFLEPIEPSTVPTKKRQGCSKKNRSKAQCRLTQQGNSSTLQLSLSLLIPPLVWSLLLFC